A window from Photobacterium atrarenae encodes these proteins:
- the galE gene encoding UDP-glucose 4-epimerase GalE yields the protein MRVLVTGGMGYIGSHTCVQLIEAGMTPVIIDNLYNSKKSVLARIEKLTGVQPEFYQGDIRDRAFLDDVLAKADVESVIHFAGLKAVGESVEKPLTYYDNNVHGTLVLVEAMQAAGVNSLIFSSSATVYGDPASVPIVESFPTSATNPYGRSKLMVEECLADIQKAHPEMSITLLRYFNPVGSHQSGEMGEDPQGIPNNLMPFIAQVAVGRREYLSVYGNDYPTVDGTGVRDYIHVVDLADGHLAALKHKGHEAGLHVYNLGTGNGYSVLQMVEAFSKAAGVEVAYQIAPRRPGDIAECWADPSKAKAELHWEATRTVEEMTADTWRWQSQNPNGYPDL from the coding sequence ATGCGCGTATTGGTCACTGGAGGAATGGGTTACATTGGTAGCCATACCTGTGTACAGCTGATCGAAGCCGGTATGACGCCAGTCATTATCGATAACTTGTATAACAGCAAGAAGTCTGTATTGGCTCGTATCGAGAAACTGACCGGGGTTCAGCCTGAGTTTTACCAAGGTGATATTCGCGATCGTGCATTTTTGGATGACGTACTAGCGAAGGCTGATGTTGAATCCGTCATTCATTTTGCCGGCTTGAAAGCCGTCGGGGAATCGGTTGAAAAGCCGCTGACTTATTACGACAACAATGTTCACGGCACACTTGTATTGGTTGAAGCCATGCAGGCTGCGGGTGTGAACAGCCTGATTTTCAGCTCTTCGGCTACCGTATACGGCGATCCGGCATCCGTGCCGATCGTGGAAAGCTTCCCGACCAGTGCCACCAATCCGTATGGTCGCAGTAAGCTGATGGTTGAAGAGTGCCTGGCGGACATTCAGAAAGCACACCCTGAAATGAGCATCACACTATTGCGTTATTTCAACCCGGTAGGCTCGCATCAGTCGGGGGAAATGGGGGAAGACCCACAAGGGATCCCGAATAACCTGATGCCATTTATTGCTCAGGTTGCTGTGGGTCGTCGTGAATATCTCTCTGTGTATGGCAATGACTATCCGACAGTTGACGGCACCGGCGTTCGTGATTATATCCATGTGGTAGATCTAGCGGACGGCCATCTGGCAGCACTGAAACACAAAGGTCATGAGGCAGGTTTACACGTTTATAACCTGGGTACCGGGAATGGTTATAGTGTGCTGCAGATGGTTGAGGCGTTCTCAAAAGCTGCCGGGGTTGAGGTTGCCTATCAGATTGCGCCACGTCGTCCTGGCGACATTGCCGAATGTTGGGCAGATCCGAGCAAGGCGAAAGCAGAACTGCATTGGGAAGCGACGCGGACGGTTGAAGAGATGACTGCGGATACCTGGCGTTGGCAATCCCAAAATCCAAATGGGTATCCAGATCTGTAA
- a CDS encoding 3-ketoacyl-ACP reductase → MMDKLFTFLNKLVAYLAMLMFVVGGGLALYAMLYGN, encoded by the coding sequence ATGATGGATAAGCTATTCACTTTTCTAAACAAACTGGTTGCCTATCTGGCAATGCTGATGTTTGTCGTTGGCGGCGGCCTGGCACTGTACGCCATGCTCTACGGCAACTAA
- a CDS encoding NUDIX hydrolase, translating into MKTDILCQWKCFSVEQTTQTLPDGREVEFTTVKHPGAVVILPLTEDRELVMVHQYRPAIGRWILEFPAGTLEPNEDIQSCAKRELAEEVQLEAGQWHDMGELLPVPGFCDEVQHLYLAKALTSCPGDPDDDEVIEVVKLTRAEFEQKVANNTIQDAKTLAAYFKARMMNFI; encoded by the coding sequence ATGAAAACAGACATCCTTTGCCAATGGAAATGCTTCTCTGTCGAGCAAACCACGCAAACCCTCCCCGACGGCCGTGAGGTTGAGTTCACCACCGTCAAGCATCCGGGAGCTGTGGTGATCTTACCGCTCACTGAAGATAGAGAACTGGTGATGGTTCATCAATACCGCCCGGCGATTGGTCGCTGGATCCTGGAATTTCCGGCCGGAACACTCGAACCGAATGAAGATATTCAAAGTTGTGCGAAGCGTGAATTGGCTGAAGAAGTACAGCTTGAAGCCGGACAATGGCACGATATGGGAGAGCTCCTGCCGGTGCCGGGGTTTTGTGACGAAGTCCAACACCTCTATCTGGCCAAAGCGCTGACGTCTTGCCCCGGAGACCCTGATGACGATGAAGTGATTGAAGTGGTAAAGCTCACACGTGCTGAATTTGAGCAAAAAGTTGCCAACAATACCATCCAGGATGCCAAAACGCTGGCAGCCTATTTCAAAGCACGTATGATGAACTTCATCTAA
- a CDS encoding DUF2238 domain-containing protein — protein sequence MTTKTISSLRVSFPLILALLVTAVIVWSGINPAFPQVWLAEIIPVLLLFIPLLITYRRFPFSHAAYSLMSVWLILHTIGAHYTFANVPFDWFNQHIDAERNHFDRFAHFSIGFYAFPIAEFLSRKKYCKPWLAALFGLTSIMAVAAGYEIIEWWYAELAGGDAGIEFLGSQGDIWDAQKDMLADTLGALASLVAFAILKPYRHLTAITH from the coding sequence ATGACAACAAAAACCATTTCATCGCTGCGAGTCAGCTTCCCGCTGATATTGGCCCTGCTCGTGACCGCCGTCATTGTCTGGTCAGGTATCAACCCAGCCTTTCCTCAGGTTTGGCTGGCAGAAATCATTCCGGTATTGCTCCTCTTTATACCCTTGCTGATCACGTATCGCCGTTTTCCGTTTTCTCATGCGGCGTACAGCTTAATGTCCGTCTGGCTGATCCTGCATACCATTGGGGCTCACTATACCTTTGCCAATGTTCCCTTCGACTGGTTTAACCAACACATCGACGCAGAGCGGAACCATTTCGACCGCTTCGCCCACTTCTCTATTGGGTTTTATGCATTTCCAATCGCAGAATTTCTGAGCCGTAAAAAGTACTGCAAGCCCTGGCTAGCAGCATTGTTTGGCCTGACATCAATAATGGCGGTAGCCGCTGGCTACGAAATCATTGAGTGGTGGTATGCAGAACTAGCCGGTGGAGATGCCGGGATTGAATTTCTCGGCAGCCAGGGCGATATCTGGGATGCGCAGAAAGATATGCTGGCCGATACCCTAGGGGCACTGGCCAGCTTAGTAGCCTTCGCCATACTCAAACCTTACCGGCATTTAACCGCAATAACGCATTAA